AAATTTTCTTTGATTAAAAGTGCAATCATCGCAGTTCTGGAGGAAACACTGAGTTTGATAAAAATTCGCCTCACGTAAGTAGCAACAGTCCAGTGACTGATATTTAAATTTTTGGCAATACATTTGTTTGGCAGGCCTTGGGCTACTAATTGGGCGATCGCTCTTTCCCTCGGGCTGAGGCTGATTATCGGTTTGTAAATTGTGCTTTGCATAGTTTTGAAGTGGAGTGACGAGTTCAAAAATTAATCTATTAATGGTAGAATCCCTAGTTTTTCTCGGACTTCAGATAAGGGAGTTTCCCAATCAGATGCAACATCCCAGTCAATTAGCCTAGCAGCTAATTTTCCATGTTTTAAGCCTTTGATAATTTGTCATATCGCGCATTTGCCACTGATTAGTCCAACTAACACTAAAATCGCAGAGGAAGGACGAAATACTTGAGCGCGAGTAAACGCTTGAAGTACAAATTCATCTTCTGTTGAAGGTGAAAGACCCGTCAGAACCGGTTAAACGTCGTGGTTTCGTTGAATCCAGTCTCCTGATGCGATCGGCTCAAACCCTTCTTCGTCTAGAAATCGCGCCACTGAGCACCCTAATGTTCCTGCTGGCAGTTGACGCAATTTTTCCAAGTCAATTTCAAAATGTCGATCGCTCTCAATTTGAGGATTAATTGTTGGTAGAGTCGATAGGGGCATCACTACCCCTACCTCTCCTTCAGAACGGAACGTGAAACTTTCGCTTCATTCCGCTCCTTGATATCTTCATCCTTTTTAAGGATACAATCCAAAACGGATGTTATAAT
This sequence is a window from Microcoleus sp. bin38.metabat.b11b12b14.051. Protein-coding genes within it:
- a CDS encoding helix-turn-helix transcriptional regulator, with translation MQSTIYKPIISLSPRERAIAQLVAQGLPNKCIAKNLNISHWTVATYVRRIFIKLSVSSRTAMIALLIKENLLWD